A single region of the Streptococcus sanguinis genome encodes:
- a CDS encoding metal ABC transporter solute-binding protein, Zn/Mn family produces the protein MKKRTAVLITLSILALMLGACTQKEEQQAKGLKIVTSFYPVYAMVKEVSGDLNDVRMIQSSTGIHSFEPSANDIASIYDADVFVYHSHTLESWAGSLDPNLQKSKVKVLEASEGMTLERVPGLEDVEAGEGIDEKTLYDPHTWLDPEKAGEEAQIIADKLSELDKEHKEIYQKNAKKFIAKAQELTKKYQPIFEKAKQKTFVTQHTAFSYLAKRFGLQQLGIAGISPEQEPNARQLTEIQEFVKTYKVKTIFTESNASSKVAETLVKSTGVRLKTLNPLEADPQNDKNYLENLEENMSILAKELK, from the coding sequence ATGAAGAAAAGAACTGCAGTATTAATAACGCTGAGTATACTAGCTCTGATGCTGGGAGCGTGTACTCAGAAAGAAGAACAACAAGCTAAAGGTTTGAAGATTGTGACCAGTTTTTATCCGGTTTATGCCATGGTTAAAGAAGTATCTGGTGATTTGAATGATGTTCGCATGATTCAATCTAGTACAGGGATCCATTCTTTTGAACCATCAGCTAATGATATAGCGTCTATCTATGATGCGGATGTTTTTGTCTATCATTCACATACCTTAGAGTCATGGGCGGGGAGCCTAGATCCAAATTTGCAAAAATCTAAGGTGAAAGTGCTGGAAGCATCCGAAGGAATGACCTTGGAGCGTGTACCGGGTTTGGAAGACGTGGAAGCTGGCGAAGGAATCGATGAAAAAACTCTCTACGATCCTCATACATGGCTAGATCCTGAAAAAGCTGGTGAAGAAGCGCAGATTATTGCGGATAAGCTATCTGAACTCGATAAAGAACATAAGGAAATATATCAAAAAAATGCTAAGAAATTCATTGCTAAAGCTCAAGAATTGACCAAAAAATACCAACCAATCTTTGAAAAGGCTAAGCAAAAGACTTTCGTCACTCAACATACTGCGTTCTCGTATTTAGCAAAGCGGTTTGGTTTGCAGCAGCTAGGTATTGCAGGGATTTCTCCTGAACAAGAGCCAAATGCAAGGCAGCTTACTGAAATTCAAGAATTTGTGAAAACCTATAAAGTTAAGACGATTTTTACCGAAAGTAATGCATCGTCGAAAGTGGCAGAAACGCTCGTAAAGTCAACAGGTGTCAGGCTAAAAACTCTCAATCCTTTGGAAGCAGATCCTCAAAATGATAAAAACTACCTAGAGAATCTAGAAGAAAACATGAGTATCTTGGCTAAAGAATTGAAATGA
- a CDS encoding ATP-binding cassette domain-containing protein: MAMIEVEHLQKNFVKAVKEPGLKGALRSFIHPEKQTFEAVKDLTFEVPKGQILGFIGANGAGKSTTIKMLTGILKPTSGFCRINGKIPQDNRQDYVKDIGVVFGQRTQLWWDLALQETYTVLKEIYDVPDSLFHKRMDFLNEVLDLKEFIKDPVRTLSLGQRMRADIAASLLHNPKVLFLDEPTIGLDVSVKDNIRRAITQINQEEETTILLTTHDLSDIEQLCDRIFMIDKGQEIFDGTVNQLKETFGKMKTLSFELLPGQSHLVSHYEDFSDMTIDRQGNSLNIEFDSSRYQSADIIKQTLSDFEIRDLKMLDTDIEDIIRRFYRKEL, encoded by the coding sequence ATGGCAATGATAGAAGTAGAGCATCTTCAGAAAAATTTTGTGAAGGCTGTCAAGGAACCGGGATTGAAGGGGGCTTTGCGCTCCTTTATTCATCCTGAAAAGCAGACCTTTGAAGCGGTCAAGGATTTAACCTTTGAGGTTCCAAAAGGGCAGATTTTAGGCTTTATCGGGGCCAACGGTGCTGGGAAGTCGACAACCATCAAAATGCTGACAGGAATTCTGAAACCGACATCTGGTTTTTGTCGAATCAACGGCAAAATTCCGCAGGATAATCGTCAAGACTATGTCAAGGATATTGGAGTGGTCTTCGGACAACGAACCCAGCTATGGTGGGATTTGGCACTGCAAGAGACCTATACAGTCTTGAAGGAAATTTATGATGTGCCAGACTCGCTTTTCCATAAGCGCATGGACTTTTTGAATGAAGTCTTGGATTTGAAGGAATTTATCAAAGATCCCGTGCGGACTCTTTCACTTGGTCAACGGATGCGGGCGGACATTGCGGCTTCCTTACTTCATAATCCCAAGGTTCTCTTTTTAGATGAACCAACCATTGGGTTGGACGTTTCGGTCAAGGACAATATTCGTCGGGCTATCACCCAGATTAATCAGGAGGAAGAAACAACCATTCTCTTGACCACTCATGACCTGAGCGACATTGAGCAACTCTGTGATCGGATTTTTATGATTGACAAGGGGCAGGAGATTTTTGATGGAACGGTTAACCAGCTCAAGGAAACCTTTGGCAAGATGAAGACTCTCTCCTTTGAACTACTACCAGGTCAAAGTCACCTCGTTTCTCACTATGAAGATTTTTCGGATATGACCATTGATAGACAAGGAAACAGTCTCAATATTGAATTCGATAGTTCCCGCTACCAGTCGGCTGATATTATCAAGCAAACCCTGTCTGATTTTGAAATTCGTGATTTGAAGATGCTAGATACGGATATTGAGGATATTATCCGTCGCTTCTATCGAAAGGAGCTCTAA
- a CDS encoding ABC transporter permease has product MVKLWRRYKPFINAGVQELITYRVNFLLYRIGDVMGAFVAFYLWKAVFDSSQESLIQGFSMADITLYIIMSFVTNLLTRSDSSFMIGEEVKDGSIIMRLLRPVHFAASYLFTELGSKWLIFISVGVPFLCVIVLVKILSGQGIVEVLGLTVLYLFSLTLAYLINFFFNICFGFSAFVFKNLWGSNLLKTSIVAFMSGSLIPLAFFPKIVSNILSFLPFSSLIYTPVMIIVGKYDASQIHQALLLQFFWLLVMVGLSQLIWKRVQSFITIQGG; this is encoded by the coding sequence ATGGTCAAATTGTGGAGACGTTACAAACCCTTTATCAATGCAGGGGTTCAGGAGTTGATTACCTATCGAGTCAACTTTCTTCTCTATCGAATTGGCGATGTCATGGGAGCTTTTGTGGCCTTTTATCTCTGGAAGGCAGTCTTTGATTCCTCGCAAGAATCTTTGATTCAGGGCTTCAGTATGGCGGATATCACCCTCTACATCATCATGAGTTTTGTGACGAACCTTCTGACCAGGTCGGATAGCTCTTTTATGATCGGGGAGGAGGTCAAGGATGGCTCCATTATCATGCGCTTGCTGAGACCAGTTCATTTTGCGGCCTCCTATCTCTTCACCGAACTTGGTTCCAAGTGGTTGATTTTTATTTCTGTTGGAGTTCCATTTCTATGTGTCATTGTATTGGTAAAAATCCTTTCTGGGCAAGGGATTGTAGAAGTGCTGGGATTAACTGTCCTTTATCTCTTTAGCTTAACGCTGGCCTACCTGATTAACTTTTTCTTTAATATCTGCTTTGGATTTTCAGCCTTTGTATTTAAAAATCTATGGGGTTCTAATCTACTCAAGACTTCTATAGTGGCCTTTATGTCGGGGAGTTTGATTCCCTTGGCTTTCTTTCCTAAAATTGTTTCAAATATTCTTTCCTTTTTGCCTTTTTCATCCTTGATTTACACTCCGGTTATGATTATCGTTGGGAAATACGATGCCAGTCAGATTCATCAAGCGCTTTTGCTACAGTTTTTCTGGCTCTTAGTGATGGTGGGCTTGTCTCAGTTGATTTGGAAAAGAGTCCAGTCATTTATCACCATTCAAGGAGGTTAG